A window of the Corythoichthys intestinalis isolate RoL2023-P3 chromosome 6, ASM3026506v1, whole genome shotgun sequence genome harbors these coding sequences:
- the cbln18 gene encoding cerebellin 18, which translates to MISLKETVICDKWDCDCALNHQRGCCCAANEMFQVEDDNYERMTSLWDGINMLKNEVGVLSTGIKVAFKANMDPTLFTGSAMRCFGPFNTNAPIAYTRVTLNDGNGYNPSLGVFTAPHAGVYVFSYTAYSYVEAYQRLYHKVQMMKNGEVMTSIWEDNREDGEDSGTQTLTVEMQRGDQVYMELESGRKLCKHLELNTFTGYIVYASL; encoded by the exons ATGA TCAGCCTGAAAGAAACTGTCATTTGTGACAAGTGGGATTGCGACTGTGCTTTAAATCATCAGCGCGGGTGCTGTTGTGCAGCCAACGAAATGTTCCAAGTAGAGGATGACAATTATGAgaggatgacttctttgtgggATGGCATCAATATGTTGAAGAATGAAGTGGGCGTGTTAAGCA CTGGCATTAAGGTCGCCTTCAAAGCAAATATGGACCCAACACTTTTCACTGGTTCTGCTATGAGGTGCTTCGGACCTTTCAATACCAATGCACCAATAGCTTACACTAGGGTCACTTTGAATGATGGCAATGGATACAACCCTTCCCTAG GTGTATTTACTGCACCACATGCTGGAGTTTATGTCTTCTCCTACACGGCCTACTCATATGTAGAGGCATACCAACGGCTCTACCACAAA GTCCAGATGATGAAGAATGGAGAGGTGATGACAAGCATTTGGGAGGACAATCGAGAGGATGGTGAAGACAGTGGTACCCAG ACTCTAACTGTGGAGATGCAGAGAGGCGATCAGGTCTATATGGAATTGGAATCTGGAAGAaaactctgtaaacatctcgagCTGAATACCTTTACTGGTTACATTGTCTATGCTTCTCTTTGA